In the genome of Piliocolobus tephrosceles isolate RC106 unplaced genomic scaffold, ASM277652v3 unscaffolded_21771, whole genome shotgun sequence, the window tttatgatgTTTTTGTGTACCTTTTTAAATACTCATAGAACGTTATGTTTGTTATTATAGATCTCGTGTTACGTgcacataaatataataaaaatcctGTTAGATTTAGGTTTATAAAGTTGCTCAGTAAAACAAACGCAGCAaacacctaaaataaaaaaaaaaaaaaaatagatggatggatggcaTAATATAAGGCTACTATACgatataataaaaatgtgactTATGGCAGCTGTTAAGAAAGacactaattatttttattgcatagtatttatataaatttgcgaaaaaatgacaaacacaaataaataaacttttttttttttttttttttttttttaaactatttgttttcttacataGTTTATGTTATAACAAAAACtctggaaatataaaaaaatataatagtaattaaataaaaataaaaataataaatctaaaataaacgTATAAAAGGTTCGCTGATTATTTATTCCTGCGGAAGAAAACAGaaggtaaaacagaaaaaatggactaacatattttaattacattaataaTGTAcataatgcataaaataaaaatcataaaaaaaaaggggaggggaaAAGATGTACGTTTTGTATAGGTGTAAAAAATTACCTATGCAGTTGTTAATCCAAGGACAGTGATGATCTTGATGGCTACATTTTAAAGGAGTAAGTATATGTacagtatatgtgtatataggtacaaacatttaaaacattaatttatacacaccaa includes:
- the LOC113221206 gene encoding palmitoyltransferase ZDHHC9-like; the encoded protein is MFVPIYTYTVHILTPLKCSHQDHHCPWINNCIGINNQRTFYTFILDLLFLFLFNYYYIFLYFQSFCYNINYVFAAFVLLSNFINLNLTGFLLYLCARNTRSIITNITFYEYLKRPRHIKDNYNTELQCWDFQNLSLIKILKNIYYFWSLNYDEPYFRKNEQSMDKSHYTLLPNDV